The genomic region AACATTCCCAACTTTAGAGCTAAAACTGATCGTCTTCATGGATAAGCTTCTTGCCCTACCATTTCTCATTACTTATTTCTTCACTTGTGTTCCCCTAGGGAACGCTGCAGCTACAATAACATCATGTACCCAAACACCCTACCCCGATGTCTGCAACCATTTCATGGGAAATGGTGTTAATGTTGCAACATCAAGCCTTGCCCTTGATCAAACCCGCTTCTCCTTCCGTGACCTTGCGATTCAGGTCACCCTAAACCAAGCGGTTCAAGCTCATCGCCTCGTCTCTACCATGGACTTGACTTCTTTCAATGAGCGAGCCAAATTGGCTTGGAACGATTGCTTGAGCTCTACCAGAACACCATTTCCCATCTTAACCGATCAAAGAGCACCAACAGTCCATTAGATGCTCAAACCTGGTTAAGTGCTGCCATTGCCAACCATCAAACTTGTCAAAACGGCTTCATTGACTTCAACTTGGCCTCTCATTTACAAACTTTACCACCCATGCTAGCCAACTTTTCCAAGTTGATTAGCAATTCCCTGGCCATCAATAAGCCCACTATTAGTGTTACCGCTAAACAAGTTGGCAATAGACGCCTGTTTGCTCATGGATTCCCCACTTGGCTTTCCGGTGCCGACCGAAAGCTCTTGCAAAAAATCGGTGCACCGTTAAATGCTGACATTGTGGTGGCTCAAGATGGTTCTGGCAACTTCAAGACTATATCAGAGGCGGTGGCGGCGGCTGGCGGTGCCAAAAGAACTGTCATACATGTAAAAGCTGGAGTTTACAATGAGAATGTTGATATTCAAAGATCAGCTAGAAATATCATGTTAATTGGAGATGGAATTGGTGCCACGGTTGTTACTGGTAATAAGAATGCTCAAACTACGACAACTTTTCGCACAGCAACATTTGGTAAGcaacatgtataaattatttcaaagtcACATTCTAAACTTAGACAAAAACATAAAGTTATCCTAAATTAAGAGGAGAAATGAGGAAAAGAAACATGATttgaataacaaattaaaacacactCATGCAAATTATCTACACtcaatttgttcttttattcttttttgaatAGTAAAAACACGACtatctttttttctaattagtTGGATATTTTTATGTCTCCCATTTCACCAACACCACAGTTCTTTACACAACTAAAAGGAGAAAATATAACAGTAAAAACGTGAGAAAAAAATTagtgctttttctttttccttgttttcaaCCTATCATTTGATTACTCACATCGTTCGTTCGTTTCTTCTTTCAGCCGTCGTTGGTGATGGCTTCATAGCTCGTGACATCACTTTTGAGAACACCGCCGGACCCCAAAAGCACCAAGCGGTGGCCCTCCGCTCCGGCTCTGATTTCTCAGTCTTCTACCGTTGCAGCTTCGAAGGTTACCAAGATACCTTATACGTCTATTCCCAACGCCAATTCTATCGCGACTGTGACATTTATGGAACCGTAGACTTCATATTCGGTGATGCCGTCGCCGTTTTCCAAAACTGTAACATTTACATCCGACGACCGATGAACAGCCAAATAAACACCATCACAGCACAAGCGAGAACCGACCCAAATGAGAATACGGGGATAATAGTCCACAACTCACGTGTGACGGCGGCGTCTGACCTGAGGGCCGTTCAAGGTTCATTCAAGAACTATTTGGGGCGGCCATGGCAAAAATACTCGAGAACTGTGTTTATGAAGACTGGTTTGGATGGACTGATCGAGGCAGAAGGTTGGTTACCATGGAGTGGGAATTTTGGTTTGAGTAGTCTTTACTATGCTGAGCATATGAACACCGGCGTCGGTGCAAGCACAGGGGGGAGAGTAAAGTGGGGTGGATACCATGTTATAGATGCTGTTGAAGCCGAAAAATTCACTGTTGGTAATTTTCTCGCTGGAAATGCATGGATTCCGGGGACTGGAGTGCCATTTGACGTCGGACTGTGAATTTGTTGATTTCAACATTaggaaaaatttaaataccaaagtAACCCTGTATTTAAGATTGTCATATAGCTTTTGTGATAAAGACTATGTATATATAGTTGAATTTGTCAAAGAGGAGAAGGGGTTGTGTAATAAATCATGctgaaattgttgtatttataaAAGAACAAGTACGTTGGCTCAAATACTtagacttttatttatttatatgaaaatcttGGTATTTATATCGACTATAATATTGCGTAGGAAGTGGGAATACATTGTTAACGTTTTTGGCCATAAAAAAGGTTGATTAATCGCGTGTGAAGGATTATtgggcaaaaaaagaaaatagattacGGTGACAGGGATAGTGAAGGAAACAGCCGCCGCCAGCTGTTTTCACGTCCAAATGCATTGACTTTCTTTCTAAGTCTTCTTAATAATATTACACTAAGTTCAAATATACCATccttttaaatatacatatttccACCTTAGGAATATGTAATTTTGCACAAGAAGTTGCTCACTATATCTTAATAAATTCAGAAAATGAATAGATATCCAAAATAAAGAAAGGAAGGATAAGGGACAACACCATATGATATTCCACCAATGAAAATGCTGCTCAAGACCATTAGCACTTATATGAGACATGTTTTAGGGTTTGAAGCCAATATTTATACCTTTGGAGGTACTATCATTTACTGCAAACActcatatttattttgtatccCACAAAACAAGTTCAACACTTGCCTGCCAACCCTGAGGAGAAAAGAATGTTCTATTCACTTTGCCAAACATCTCTTAGAGTGGCTGCTCCATCAAATATTTATCCCACATCTTTCTACACCCTCTCACCCCAATCTCTTTTGTCAACCATTTAATTCCATTCCATCACTCACAAAACAAATCattcaacattttcttttaagaaatgGTAAATTTCGAAATTGTCTCTATCAAATAAAGcataacaatatttattattaacaacacgtaatttagttcatttaacTTCTTATTAAAGAATTGTCATTTGGAGTGCgaaaatttatatactaaacTTAAGTGAGGCTCTagtaaaaagaagagaaagtttTAGAGGAGAGTGATCCAAATTAAAGCATATAAGTGAGGTTGCTATATTGTAAGTGAGTGAGACTTAAATCTCAACAAGTATACTGGATTAACTCTCTTAGTAAGACCCCACAAACGTAAAGATTTCAAATTGTATAGACCTTCTTACTGTTCATCATTATTTTACTTGTAATAGTTACTTGGTCCTGCTACAACTTACCATATATCTATCAAGCAAAAACCAATCAACTCTCAATTTGTTATGAAAGgcttttaaaattcaaactttaCTCATATGATCGTACTCCTGCAATGAAAAGGTCATGGAATGGTGATTATGTAGCGCTCGTTGAAGATGAGAGTGAACTAAATAATGGTTTGAATGAGGCAGAGTTCGAgtcttattttagtttttaacatTACCTGaccacaaaatatatatttgacatGTAttcaaatataagtataatattattggtcttcaaaaataatataatatagattaacataatatattttaaatttatatctatatttaaAACGCACcatgaaaggaaaagaaaatgataatcTTGACGTAGGAATGGGACTGattaaaacaattcaattaaaaattattaaaattaaaaattcaattaaatatttcttttgcttccaaaaggaaaaacaatttaattaaaaattattaaaatttataatattaaaaatattaaaagataataaaattttatttaaattgattcataCTAATTGTAATCCAATtgatttaaaacaattttgaacTTATACTTGATTAACTCTTGATTTAATTGGTCCAACCAAtcgattaattaattcaaataattatgaatatttactgcattttatttattttgccaTTGCTTCTAAGACTTTTCCAACATGAAGATGAATTGATTGATGAGTGTATAAGATTTGACATCTATTATGGGCATCATTGTCTTAAAAGTGAAATTGttgttaaaaaaaactattccaTTTATAGTAGACTTTCACATGTTTAATTGTcacattttttaacttttaaaattgcaCACTTCCCAAAGAAATATAGGTAGCTTTTAATATAAAACtgtcataatttttaatttataagtaGATTGATAATATGAATACAACTTTTCAACCAtccatatttttctttattgtgATTTAAAATGTTGAGGGATGGACtcttaatgaaattatgtataaaatcaataaaagagaaaattgacGAATGATAAAAGAAGTTGAATTAAGAAGCATGAcatgatatattaatttaagcttGAGGTTAAACCATAAGAATGTGAAAATAATTGAGGCCTtagtgtaaatattcaaaatttataggattaaaacataaatatggaaaagttaaaggaccaaaagtgaaaatattcaaaaggaagaaaagactaaaatataaaacaaattggtgaatgaggaccaaattaaataagtaGATAAATGagaggattaaattataatatttacaaaagtgaGTAATGGCTCAAAACGAATGTTGAGAAATTTCAAGGGCAAAATGgacattttaaattgaataaatatcaattattaaaGTGTAATAATTATGGATTATTTGGTGTTGAAAGTTAATTGGTtggaatattttataattattttattattagattttttattaatgaatgaatgaataaataaatgaaaaagatggaaaaagtTATCCATCATGTTTCCATGTTGCCTTTTACCATGGGAGAAAAAGAAGTTGAGTTTTATTGAATATTgtccttttcatcaaaattcatcattttcacctagaaatcaaatgaattaCCTTAACCTCCAAGAGGGAAAGGTGACAAGAAGACTATGATGAGTACGAATATCATCTTGCACTCAAGAGAATTGAGGTTAGAGGAGAGAGAAATTCAATCTAACgcttgaaatcaataggacaaggtaagaacatcaagattttgtCCTGTTTTAAAGCTTCATATTGtagaaaaaacatgaaaattatgttaaaGTAGAGTTTTGTTATATAAAGTTTTGTGTTCTTAATACGTTACtgaagagaaagtgatggaaaacATTGTAGATAAAGGAAAGGAGATGACAAatatgagaaaagaaaagggtgaGGTTagggaaatgaaaattttagctaAAAAGAGATAAAGACTCGaatgaattttagttatttttcaaatgactaAAGTGAATTAGGGGGTAAGTTAAGTGTATTGGTATGTAATAAAAATCACGGCCTAAaggataataatatttttagttatatttattattagcAAACTCGTAATTTACTCCAATTAACTTAAGTGAAAacacttcatttttcttattaagGAATTGTCATTTGGAGTGCAAAAAATTGTAAAGTAAACTTAAGTGAGTCTctagtaaaaagaaaaatgagtcACCTAGTTTACATCTAAGCTTTTAAGAGGAAAGTCTTAGAGGAGAGTGATCCTGATTAGAGTATACAAGTGAGGATGCTACTTTGTGAGTGAGTGAGGCATAACTTTCAAAAAGTATAGTGGATTAACTCTCTAAGCATGaccccaaaaacataaatatttcaaattgtaTAAACAAGTTCTTCGTGTTCATCGATGTTTTTATTGCAATAGTTACTAGGTCCAGCTGTAACTTACTATATATTTACCAAGAAAAAACCAACCAACTCTCAAATTGTTATGAAttaggattttaaaatttaaactttactTATATGATTGTAGTCCTGCGATGAAAAGGTCACGGAATAGTGATTACGTAGTGATGGTTGATGATGAAAGCTAACAAAATAACAGTTTAAGTGGGGCAAAGTTTGGAGTTGATTTTAGTTTTCAAGATGCTATATTTAATAAGCATTATTAATCAAAGCTATTATGGGAGGAAGTTATTCATGATATAGAGGATTCAGGTGAGGATTAGGAGAGTGGCCTAGTGGCGAGATCAATATGGCATAgcgtgtaacaccctatacctaaCCCAATCGCTGGGTTTGGGTACCAAGTGTCACAAGAAACCCGAgtcacttaacaaaattttgccCGGTTACTTATCGCCTTAATTTGTATCAAGTGGTACATCCATTACTACCTATCAGCATTTAGTCAATTCCAAAGATAACAtcatatttaagatttaaatccCAATTATAATTTATCTTGTACAAGTTTTCAATCCCTACAATTGTCCTgctttatttaacaaaaataattatttataatgacttaaaacttaatattttactacaataaacttaattaatccTCAAGGCGTGGCCTCTAAGGACGCCCCTCTATATACATGAAACAGCTACCATGCCCATCACTTGAATCTGGTAGTGTCTAGGTTGGTCCTTCCACTTGCTCATTGAGTTTTCATCTACCCTACATACAAGCAGTAATTTTTACAAGTTCAGAATAACTTAGTGAGATCTTGTACATTGATATTCATagaatactttttaaaatttgggaaaaatagATTTTGTGTGCAGATGCAAAACTCCCTAAATTTCGTAGGAAAAGCCAATGCCTTGTTTTCTCTGAGCTAACTGTCGGTGGTCATAACCACTAGCCATAACTATGTTTTATCAAACAATTCTTTCTTATGGGTTTTGACCATGTTTATCGCTGCTCTAAACTTTCCTTATACCCTTCATAATATGTCTCATCTTTGATGCCCATATTTGCCAACACAAATTAGCGAATGAATGCGAGATAAAGTACAATCGAATTATAACCTGTTATGAGGGGATTGGAGTGGAGATTGTTGTGgagtgatatatatatttttcctgaGCAGGCCGAGGTTCAGTATTTATTGCGAACTCTCGTGTTGTAGTCCCTGTTTTGGCGTGCTTTTGGTTCAACTAGCTCTTATGAGGTCTAGCGTGTTACCAGAAGAATTAACTCTTACAAGTGATTGGCATGTTTTGGGTGGAAATTTTAAGTACTCATATTTGTAAGTCATTCATAAGATCTTAAATCTCtatattgtaacttttttagtgatttttatagTTATAACATGTATTTGAGCTTTAAATTGAACTATGCAATTCACCAGGTTGTGATTTTGGATGACAGGGAACACATGTAGTTGATttattattgaatgatttattgtattacttcggtaagatttattgtttttgtacatcaacttactaagctttaatgagcttacttgtgttattttCTGTTCTTGTAGATACTTTGAAGGTTGGACAGTTGGATCGACACTCAAGTTACACTATCCATCCATTTTCGATAGTTTTTGAACATTTTGTCttaggtttataatggcatgtataggatgttatgtaatggtattttggtatgtttttatCTTGATGTTTATGAAGGATTGATGGACTTATAATGCTTGCTAGGTAAGtctttttggtcatttttgagAATTGTTGTGTATGGCATTTTGGCACAAGATGTTGGTTTGGAAATGGTCAATTATGATATGTTTTAGGCACATATAGAATGAATTTTTTGTGCATGGaaatattggttagttgatttaGGATCTTGAAATGGTATATTAATGTGTGTTTAGACGTTGTTTAGGTCCATTTTATAGTTTGCTTAAATAGGTTGAATGTTTATGCATGGCATGGTTTTGGAATGGCTTGAttataggtaaattttgggtccacacggcttgagacacgagcgtgtgactcAACCGTGTgtcatttgataattttttagggtgcaagttagtgagttacatagcctggcacacaggcatgtggggaaatttagagagttacacgacctgacacacgggcatgtgacatggccgtgtgaccctgttttgcaaattttgcatctttttcctaaacttttgaaactgtttcaaattggtcccaaattgtttctaggttatttttagggccttgagggctcgattTAAAGAcagtatacatgtatatgaatgatttatgatgTGATTATAATATTGAACGATATAAAGTACAAATGTTTCTAATTGTTtagtaatactctgtaaccctaatccagcgacagagacgggttaggggtgttagaAGTAAACATCAAAATGATCCTAACAATCTAAACAAAACTTATAATGTCCGTAAGTCTGTAAAACCCAAAAGAAATGTCTGAAAATGTCCCtattaaacaaaaagaaaatccataataattaaaccaaaaatatgaaattcgaGCTCTAAAGTCGCTGTCCAATCCTAAGTCTGAGGATCActtgaaatgaaacaaaaaaaaggcgTGAGCTTTAAGCCCAGTGTGTGTTTAGACCTGTAATCTcagtacaaacatacaaaactAACGGAACGTCTCATAGGATATCTCttaatatttcaaatcataTTAGATTCTATACAAATCGTATCTTATCATATCATGACATATAATGTAATAtcaaatcatatcatatcatatcatatcaaatcatttcctacccccatccgttacacaccatcttcgaccAGCTAGTCACACCGTATAAGACTACAAGAGTCtatccaaccaatcacactaATATGTGGTGGTGTGCCACTCATATATATGCACTTGAGCTGACAAACATAAATTTCTGGTCTAGCCGTCATGTTTGCAGTAGAACTGTCGTATAACACTTCTTTTGTCATATCATAACCCACCCCCAAAACACATGCATATCATAATCATATATCATAcatcatacatatttatatcacatatcatattACATGCATACACACATATTTTCATATAGGCCATAACATAGAATATGATTTAATT from Gossypium raimondii isolate GPD5lz chromosome 1, ASM2569854v1, whole genome shotgun sequence harbors:
- the LOC105785676 gene encoding LOW QUALITY PROTEIN: pectinesterase (The sequence of the model RefSeq protein was modified relative to this genomic sequence to represent the inferred CDS: inserted 1 base in 1 codon) yields the protein MDKLLALPFLITYFFTCVPLGNAAATITSCTQTPYPDVCNHFMGNGVNVATSSLALDQTRFSFRDLAIQVTLNQAVQAHRLVSTMDLTSFNERAKLAWNDCXELYQNTISHLNRSKSTNSPLDAQTWLSAAIANHQTCQNGFIDFNLASHLQTLPPMLANFSKLISNSLAINKPTISVTAKQVGNRRLFAHGFPTWLSGADRKLLQKIGAPLNADIVVAQDGSGNFKTISEAVAAAGGAKRTVIHVKAGVYNENVDIQRSARNIMLIGDGIGATVVTGNKNAQTTTTFRTATFAVVGDGFIARDITFENTAGPQKHQAVALRSGSDFSVFYRCSFEGYQDTLYVYSQRQFYRDCDIYGTVDFIFGDAVAVFQNCNIYIRRPMNSQINTITAQARTDPNENTGIIVHNSRVTAASDLRAVQGSFKNYLGRPWQKYSRTVFMKTGLDGLIEAEGWLPWSGNFGLSSLYYAEHMNTGVGASTGGRVKWGGYHVIDAVEAEKFTVGNFLAGNAWIPGTGVPFDVGL